A stretch of the Arachis stenosperma cultivar V10309 chromosome 6, arast.V10309.gnm1.PFL2, whole genome shotgun sequence genome encodes the following:
- the LOC130935822 gene encoding YTH domain-containing protein ECT4-like isoform X1 encodes MAAVTPSSDKAADLLQNLSLDSEPKNMGVPEPAKKNGPAFSNGAAKGMNKPFNPNASFVPNGYHSTAYYYGGYDGQSDWNMYSRYMNVDGGMAQGVYGDSCSYMYNQGYGYTPYGAYPPPATSPPIQHDGQLYGMQQYHYPSCYYQSPASTDMPHAPNKIGVPQVEEISTAVNADHVPSSNVFNKGNTVTMANGDRSNKKGLNAFLTGSQHGSLNSNDFYQVANMPACVPLSGHQGPRISTHGQQSAFPSDVPLISDRQSKHGAKAGISSSVGPLKDFNAQRNQRLPQSLPQFTNFHSSRGSSGLELVSGFMNRMYPINSVYSRYGNTFRADSRYGSRAGFENKLRGTGDGYGVDHLRKNVDGFGEMNKGPRSIRNSDNKGTKSLGPVTLLLKGQDLPVKSDSDNKEATLAPKKEQYNGEHLPENYTDAKFFVIKSYSEDDVHKSIKYSVWASTPNGNKKLDAAYQEAKEKSCPIFLLFSVNTSGQFVGIAEMVGPVDFGKTVEYWQQDRWTGCFAVKWHIIKDIPNSILRHITLENNEHRPVTNSRDTQEVQFDKGVQIVKIFKEHSSKACILDDFGFYETREKATQERKSKEHAKQVSNPSEITIETIVLPKSLEGSLLNGSAAADAAEGKGNGAITVLENSSKSC; translated from the exons ATGGCAGCTGTTACTCCTTCTTCTGACA AAGCTGCAGATTTACTGCAAAATTTGTCCCTGGATTCGGAGCCCAAGAACATGGGAGTTCCTGAGCCTGCAAAGAAG AATGGACCTGCTTTCTCCAATGGAGCAGCTAAGGGGATGAATAAGCCATTCAATCCAAATGCAAGCTTTGTTccgaatgggtaccattctacTGCATACTATTATGGAG GTTATGATGGGCAAAGTGACTGGAATATGTATTCTAGGTATATGAATGTTGATGGAGGAATGGCTCAA GGTGTTTATGGAGATAGCTGCTCTTATATGTACAATCAGGGTTATGGTTATACACCTTATGGAGCGTATCCACCACCGGCCACTTCTCCACCCATTCAACATGATGGTCAACTCTATGGGATGCAACAGTATCACTACCCTTCTTGTTATTACCAATCTCCAGCCTCTACTGATATGCCGCATGCTCCCAACAAAATCGGTGTTCCACAAGTGGAGGAAATATCAACTGCAGTTAATGCCGATCATGTTCCTTCATCAAATGTCTTTAATAAAGGGAATACCGTTACCATGGCCAATGGCGACCGCTCAAACAAAAAAGGGTTGAATGCGTTTCTAACAGGTTCCCAGCATGGTTCTTTGAATTCAAATGATTTTTATCAGGTGGCTAACATGCCGGCATGTGTCCCTTTGTCTGGGCATCAGGGTCCAAGAATTAGCACCCATGGCCAACAGTCGGCCTTTCCTTCAGATGTTCCATTAATTTCTGATAGGCAGTCCAAACATGGAGCAAAGGCTGGAATATCTTCATCTGTTGGTCCTCTCAAAGATTTCAATGCACAAAGGAATCAAAGGCTACCTCAGTCACTTCCGCAATTCACG AACTTTCACAGTTCCAGAGGCTCATCTGGACTGGAACTGGTTTCTGGTTTCATGAACAGGATGTATCCGATCAACAGCGTGTACAGTCGATACGGAAACACATTTAGAGCTGATTCTCGTTATGGATCCAGAGCTGGATTCGAGAATAAGCTGAGAGGCACAGGTGATGGTTATGGTGTTGACCATTTAAGAAAGAACGTTGATGGATTTGGCGAGATGAATAAAGGACCCAGATCTATCAGGAATTCTGATAATAAGGGCACTAAAAGTCTTGGACCTGTCACCTTATTACTGAAGGGACAGGACCTTCCAGTGAAGAGTGATTCAGATAACAAGGAAGCGACTCTGGCTCCCAAGAAGGAGCAATACAATGGGGAACATCTTCCTGAGAATTACACTGATGCAAAATTCTTTGTTATTAAATCCTATAGCGAAGATGATGTTCacaaaagtataaaatataGCGTTTGGGCTAGCACCCCTAATGGAAATAAAAAGCTGGATGCAGCATATCAGGAAGCCAAGGAGAAGTCTTGTCCCATATTTCTGTTATTTTCG GTCAACACTAGTGGGCAATTTGTTGGTATAGCAGAGATGGTTGGCCCTGTCGACTTCGGCAAAACTGTAGAATACTGGCAGCAGGACAGGTGGACCGGTTGCTTTGCCGTCAAGTGGCATATAATAAAGGACATCCCAAATAGCATTTTGAGGCACATAACACTGGAGAACAATGAGCATAGACCTGTTACAAATAGCAGGGACACTCAAGAG GTTCAGTTTGACAAGGGCGTTCAGATTGTCAAAATTTTCAAGGAGCATTCAAGCAAAGCATGCATCTTGGACGATTTTGGGTTTTACGAGACACGGGAAAAGGCCACTCAGGAAAGGAAATCCAAGGAACATGCAAAACAG GTTAGCAACCCTAGTGAAATAACAATTGAGACAATTGTGTTACCCAAATCTCTTGAGGGCTCATTGCTGAATGGATCAGCCGCTGCTGATGCAGCCGAAGGAAAAGGGAATGGAGCCATCACAGTACTTGAAAACTCCTCGAAAAGCTGTTAA
- the LOC130935822 gene encoding YTH domain-containing protein ECT2-like isoform X2 → MYSRYMNVDGGMAQGVYGDSCSYMYNQGYGYTPYGAYPPPATSPPIQHDGQLYGMQQYHYPSCYYQSPASTDMPHAPNKIGVPQVEEISTAVNADHVPSSNVFNKGNTVTMANGDRSNKKGLNAFLTGSQHGSLNSNDFYQVANMPACVPLSGHQGPRISTHGQQSAFPSDVPLISDRQSKHGAKAGISSSVGPLKDFNAQRNQRLPQSLPQFTNFHSSRGSSGLELVSGFMNRMYPINSVYSRYGNTFRADSRYGSRAGFENKLRGTGDGYGVDHLRKNVDGFGEMNKGPRSIRNSDNKGTKSLGPVTLLLKGQDLPVKSDSDNKEATLAPKKEQYNGEHLPENYTDAKFFVIKSYSEDDVHKSIKYSVWASTPNGNKKLDAAYQEAKEKSCPIFLLFSVNTSGQFVGIAEMVGPVDFGKTVEYWQQDRWTGCFAVKWHIIKDIPNSILRHITLENNEHRPVTNSRDTQEVQFDKGVQIVKIFKEHSSKACILDDFGFYETREKATQERKSKEHAKQVSNPSEITIETIVLPKSLEGSLLNGSAAADAAEGKGNGAITVLENSSKSC, encoded by the exons ATGTATTCTAGGTATATGAATGTTGATGGAGGAATGGCTCAA GGTGTTTATGGAGATAGCTGCTCTTATATGTACAATCAGGGTTATGGTTATACACCTTATGGAGCGTATCCACCACCGGCCACTTCTCCACCCATTCAACATGATGGTCAACTCTATGGGATGCAACAGTATCACTACCCTTCTTGTTATTACCAATCTCCAGCCTCTACTGATATGCCGCATGCTCCCAACAAAATCGGTGTTCCACAAGTGGAGGAAATATCAACTGCAGTTAATGCCGATCATGTTCCTTCATCAAATGTCTTTAATAAAGGGAATACCGTTACCATGGCCAATGGCGACCGCTCAAACAAAAAAGGGTTGAATGCGTTTCTAACAGGTTCCCAGCATGGTTCTTTGAATTCAAATGATTTTTATCAGGTGGCTAACATGCCGGCATGTGTCCCTTTGTCTGGGCATCAGGGTCCAAGAATTAGCACCCATGGCCAACAGTCGGCCTTTCCTTCAGATGTTCCATTAATTTCTGATAGGCAGTCCAAACATGGAGCAAAGGCTGGAATATCTTCATCTGTTGGTCCTCTCAAAGATTTCAATGCACAAAGGAATCAAAGGCTACCTCAGTCACTTCCGCAATTCACG AACTTTCACAGTTCCAGAGGCTCATCTGGACTGGAACTGGTTTCTGGTTTCATGAACAGGATGTATCCGATCAACAGCGTGTACAGTCGATACGGAAACACATTTAGAGCTGATTCTCGTTATGGATCCAGAGCTGGATTCGAGAATAAGCTGAGAGGCACAGGTGATGGTTATGGTGTTGACCATTTAAGAAAGAACGTTGATGGATTTGGCGAGATGAATAAAGGACCCAGATCTATCAGGAATTCTGATAATAAGGGCACTAAAAGTCTTGGACCTGTCACCTTATTACTGAAGGGACAGGACCTTCCAGTGAAGAGTGATTCAGATAACAAGGAAGCGACTCTGGCTCCCAAGAAGGAGCAATACAATGGGGAACATCTTCCTGAGAATTACACTGATGCAAAATTCTTTGTTATTAAATCCTATAGCGAAGATGATGTTCacaaaagtataaaatataGCGTTTGGGCTAGCACCCCTAATGGAAATAAAAAGCTGGATGCAGCATATCAGGAAGCCAAGGAGAAGTCTTGTCCCATATTTCTGTTATTTTCG GTCAACACTAGTGGGCAATTTGTTGGTATAGCAGAGATGGTTGGCCCTGTCGACTTCGGCAAAACTGTAGAATACTGGCAGCAGGACAGGTGGACCGGTTGCTTTGCCGTCAAGTGGCATATAATAAAGGACATCCCAAATAGCATTTTGAGGCACATAACACTGGAGAACAATGAGCATAGACCTGTTACAAATAGCAGGGACACTCAAGAG GTTCAGTTTGACAAGGGCGTTCAGATTGTCAAAATTTTCAAGGAGCATTCAAGCAAAGCATGCATCTTGGACGATTTTGGGTTTTACGAGACACGGGAAAAGGCCACTCAGGAAAGGAAATCCAAGGAACATGCAAAACAG GTTAGCAACCCTAGTGAAATAACAATTGAGACAATTGTGTTACCCAAATCTCTTGAGGGCTCATTGCTGAATGGATCAGCCGCTGCTGATGCAGCCGAAGGAAAAGGGAATGGAGCCATCACAGTACTTGAAAACTCCTCGAAAAGCTGTTAA